In a single window of the Leptospira sanjuanensis genome:
- a CDS encoding VOC family protein yields MIKFNQVMLYVNDQKGIADFWVNNLGFRVEGKEEYGETFAIILSDGRPNSTKLVLQNKKAVAAANPDMNVGTPSILMSTDDEIDALYQRLKDKKVNVGEMVNFPNGKKVFNFSDFEGNYFAIIEE; encoded by the coding sequence ATGATTAAATTCAACCAAGTCATGCTTTACGTAAACGATCAAAAAGGAATCGCCGATTTCTGGGTGAACAACTTAGGCTTTCGGGTGGAAGGAAAAGAGGAATACGGAGAAACCTTCGCCATCATTCTTTCCGACGGAAGACCCAATTCCACCAAACTTGTTCTTCAAAACAAAAAAGCCGTTGCGGCGGCGAACCCGGATATGAATGTCGGAACGCCGTCCATACTCATGTCGACCGACGACGAAATAGATGCACTGTATCAAAGACTAAAAGACAAAAAAGTGAACGTCGGTGAAATGGTGAATTTTCCAAACGGAAAAAAAGTATTCAACTTTTCCGATTTCGAAGGAAACTACTTCGCGATCATCGAAGAATAA
- the dut gene encoding dUTP diphosphatase, whose product MKISVKKLKPNAELPVLQTKYAAGYDVHACLDVNLVLEPGKVFLVPTGLSFAIPEEYHFEIRPRSGFSTKNRILIPNSPGTIDSDYRGELMIPLLNLGDSSFVVEHGMRIAQLLIRRTWYAEWELVNEFADQTARGAGGFGSTGH is encoded by the coding sequence ATGAAAATCTCGGTTAAAAAGCTTAAACCAAACGCGGAACTTCCCGTTTTACAAACGAAATACGCAGCCGGATACGACGTCCATGCTTGTCTGGATGTGAATCTTGTTTTGGAACCCGGTAAGGTTTTTCTTGTGCCAACCGGTCTTTCGTTTGCGATTCCGGAGGAATATCATTTCGAGATCAGACCGAGATCCGGCTTTTCCACAAAAAATCGAATCTTGATTCCGAATTCTCCCGGAACGATCGACAGCGATTATCGCGGTGAACTGATGATTCCTCTTTTGAATTTGGGTGATTCTTCCTTTGTCGTCGAGCACGGAATGAGAATCGCGCAGCTTTTGATCCGCAGAACGTGGTATGCCGAATGGGAACTCGTGAACGAGTTTGCCGATCAGACCGCGCGAGGCGCGGGAGGTTTCGGTTCCACCGGACATTAG
- a CDS encoding LLM class flavin-dependent oxidoreductase, which translates to MKLKLSVLDQSPIRKGGTARQAIQETVELARLADRLGYTRYWVSEHHNIQGLAGSTPEVLISHLAGETQRIRVGSGGVMLPNHSSLKVAENFRMLETLFPGRIDLGLGRASGSDRLTASILNPGAQFVRNDFGQQLLDLQCFLTDTAEADSIQTKVKAIPKAETVPELWVLTSSGESGLLAANFGLALSFAHFINPFGGPNAVRAYKERFQPSDAFDFPQASIGIFVLCAETERKAEELQAVMDKQLLNIGKGISEGVVSYKEISGHSYSEFEKAVIAQNRGRMVAGTPDKVKEEILNLTADYGVDEVVVTTICYDFEDRLRSYQLLADVFDLEPIRF; encoded by the coding sequence ATGAAGTTGAAACTCAGCGTTCTCGATCAATCCCCCATCCGCAAAGGCGGAACCGCAAGACAGGCGATTCAGGAAACCGTGGAGCTTGCGCGACTTGCGGATCGTCTGGGATACACCCGTTATTGGGTATCAGAACATCATAATATTCAAGGTCTTGCAGGTTCCACTCCGGAAGTTTTGATCTCGCATCTCGCCGGCGAAACGCAGAGGATTCGTGTCGGCTCAGGAGGTGTGATGCTTCCGAATCATAGTTCTCTCAAGGTAGCGGAGAATTTTAGAATGCTCGAAACTCTTTTTCCCGGGAGAATCGATCTCGGTCTTGGTCGCGCCTCGGGCAGCGATCGTCTTACCGCTTCCATCTTGAATCCCGGCGCTCAATTCGTTCGAAACGATTTCGGACAACAGCTTTTGGATCTGCAATGTTTTCTGACCGATACGGCCGAGGCGGATTCGATTCAAACGAAGGTGAAGGCGATTCCGAAAGCGGAAACCGTTCCCGAACTTTGGGTTCTTACTTCCAGCGGAGAAAGCGGTTTGCTTGCGGCGAACTTCGGTCTTGCTCTTTCGTTCGCGCATTTTATCAATCCGTTCGGAGGACCGAATGCGGTACGAGCGTATAAGGAACGGTTTCAACCTTCGGATGCATTCGATTTTCCGCAAGCAAGTATCGGCATCTTCGTCCTCTGTGCGGAAACGGAACGCAAGGCGGAAGAATTGCAAGCCGTGATGGACAAACAACTTTTGAACATCGGCAAAGGAATCAGTGAAGGGGTCGTTTCATACAAAGAGATTTCCGGTCATTCTTACTCTGAATTTGAAAAGGCAGTCATCGCGCAGAATCGGGGCAGAATGGTGGCCGGAACTCCGGACAAGGTCAAAGAAGAGATCTTGAATCTTACGGCGGATTACGGCGTGGATGAAGTGGTCGTAACTACGATTTGTTACGACTTTGAGGATCGCCTGCGTTCGTATCAATTGCTTGCGGATGTTTTTGATTTGGAACCGATTCGGTTTTGA
- a CDS encoding DNA translocase FtsK — MESKDLKPAWNLQNGKMILPYVLLFAGIILTLSLGSFDAGEQGIRHNFFGRLGFYLSYGMFFMFGAASFLPGLFAIGLGSLRLVKEGFELTNRLFSLPVFLFCFTVTLQIAGHVSAIPFASQGGLVGQLLSTGLEFIFGSTGKTLIHLVFYFYGFILLLNESPLHFLGRILGAAGAKYRDGFQSGFAKKGEGLGALFQSAVERFQRKEETPPWFSTHNGGNHSPEQLYQQMRSDKQARSKTEPSALQNALHSTFGKEGRLSDLLSKVDVSSLVTPETSRVRFQNQGAFSGTFEEQGKVFRFQSVSTSLSDKIREERTFQESSSQWEIIDFRTSESSNILSRSEPAVSLVVPPSIEPNVRDSVKPNEIRSAGPVAENSFYVQDSNSEEESDLEEEEFYEDAEGFADEEESAEDGVTQDSADEWEESSEEEENASETANSNEAAPSPVTFAPKSFAVPERKETKSEQTLPFPPVTLIPEVKSKRSIYHVPLKSLKTTTTKIQDPLFKIESDKVARKIEEIIRQYGYESQVVSMERGPIITRYELTPPPGVKLGRITSLADELRLYLAVKNIRIVAPIPGKSTIGIEVPNSLREDVYLGDILHQNLSLRPKKDLSILIGKDISGKLVSIDLNKLPHLLVAGTTGSGKSVCLNSMISSLVVHLSPEEVRFIMIDPKMVELTLYEDIPHLLMPVITDPKKATRALAWAIQEMEARYHSVSKLKCRDFKTYNEKVEQGAHRDGYKKMPYIVIFIDELADLMMVSGKDLEDAITRITQKSRAVGIHLIMATQRPSVDVITGLIKANCPARMAFHVAQKTDSKIILDQNGAESLLGKGDFLYKSPTAADLVRIQSPYVSEEEIEKIVEEARKYGKPSYVEFDLDEEPDSSLVDEEDEVLFEQAWEIVRTDRKASASYLQRRMRIGYNKAARLMELMEERGYVSAQIGSKGREILRAG, encoded by the coding sequence ATGGAATCCAAAGACCTCAAACCAGCCTGGAATCTGCAAAACGGGAAGATGATTCTTCCGTACGTATTACTCTTTGCGGGGATCATTTTGACCCTTTCCTTGGGTTCCTTTGACGCGGGCGAGCAGGGGATTCGGCACAACTTCTTCGGAAGACTCGGATTCTATCTTTCCTACGGAATGTTTTTTATGTTCGGTGCGGCTTCGTTTTTGCCCGGACTATTCGCGATCGGACTCGGGTCTCTTCGACTCGTCAAAGAAGGATTCGAACTCACGAACCGTCTTTTCTCCCTTCCGGTGTTCTTATTTTGTTTCACGGTTACGCTTCAGATCGCCGGACACGTATCCGCGATTCCGTTTGCGTCGCAGGGAGGACTGGTCGGTCAGCTTCTTTCCACCGGACTCGAATTCATCTTCGGATCGACCGGGAAAACTCTCATCCATCTCGTGTTTTATTTTTACGGCTTTATCCTTTTATTAAACGAATCGCCGCTTCATTTTTTGGGAAGAATTCTCGGCGCCGCCGGAGCGAAATACCGCGACGGTTTTCAGTCGGGTTTTGCGAAGAAAGGAGAAGGGCTCGGTGCGCTCTTTCAATCGGCGGTCGAACGATTTCAAAGAAAAGAGGAAACACCTCCTTGGTTTTCCACGCATAACGGCGGAAACCATTCTCCCGAACAACTCTATCAGCAGATGCGTTCTGACAAACAGGCTCGAAGTAAAACCGAACCTTCCGCTTTACAAAACGCACTTCATTCCACGTTCGGAAAAGAAGGAAGGTTGTCCGATCTTCTTTCCAAGGTCGACGTAAGTTCCCTGGTTACGCCCGAAACTTCGCGGGTTCGTTTTCAAAATCAGGGAGCGTTTTCGGGAACGTTCGAAGAACAGGGAAAGGTTTTCCGTTTTCAATCCGTATCGACTTCCCTTTCGGATAAGATCCGCGAGGAAAGAACGTTTCAGGAATCCTCCTCCCAATGGGAAATCATCGACTTTAGAACATCAGAATCTTCGAATATTCTTTCGCGGTCAGAACCTGCGGTATCTTTGGTTGTGCCGCCTTCGATCGAACCGAACGTGCGCGATTCCGTGAAGCCGAACGAAATACGATCGGCCGGACCTGTTGCCGAGAATTCTTTCTATGTTCAAGATTCGAATTCGGAGGAAGAATCCGATTTGGAAGAGGAAGAATTTTACGAAGATGCGGAAGGTTTTGCGGACGAGGAAGAATCCGCGGAGGATGGCGTAACGCAAGATTCGGCAGATGAGTGGGAAGAATCTTCCGAAGAGGAAGAAAACGCGTCCGAAACGGCAAACTCGAACGAGGCTGCGCCTTCTCCCGTTACGTTTGCTCCTAAGTCGTTTGCCGTTCCCGAACGAAAGGAAACGAAGAGCGAACAAACTCTTCCGTTCCCTCCCGTGACTTTGATCCCGGAAGTAAAATCCAAACGTTCCATCTATCACGTTCCTCTGAAGAGTTTGAAAACGACCACGACAAAAATCCAAGATCCTCTCTTTAAGATCGAATCCGACAAGGTCGCTCGCAAAATCGAAGAGATCATCCGTCAATACGGCTACGAATCGCAGGTCGTTTCGATGGAACGCGGTCCGATCATCACGCGTTACGAACTTACTCCGCCTCCCGGAGTCAAACTCGGAAGAATCACTTCTCTTGCGGACGAGCTGCGTTTGTATCTTGCGGTTAAGAACATCCGTATCGTAGCTCCGATTCCGGGCAAGTCCACGATCGGGATCGAAGTTCCAAACAGCCTGCGTGAAGACGTTTACCTCGGAGATATTCTTCATCAGAATCTGAGTTTGCGTCCGAAAAAGGATCTTTCGATTTTGATAGGGAAAGATATTTCCGGCAAGTTGGTCAGCATAGATCTGAACAAACTTCCGCACTTACTCGTTGCGGGAACCACCGGTTCCGGTAAGTCGGTTTGTTTGAACTCGATGATTTCTTCCCTTGTAGTTCATCTTTCTCCGGAAGAGGTTCGTTTTATCATGATCGATCCGAAGATGGTGGAACTCACTTTATACGAAGACATTCCCCATCTTTTGATGCCGGTCATCACCGATCCGAAAAAGGCGACCCGGGCTTTGGCTTGGGCGATTCAAGAGATGGAAGCGCGTTATCATTCCGTTTCCAAACTCAAGTGTCGCGATTTCAAAACATACAACGAAAAAGTGGAACAGGGTGCGCATCGAGACGGATACAAGAAGATGCCTTACATCGTGATCTTCATCGACGAGTTGGCGGATCTTATGATGGTTTCCGGAAAGGATTTGGAAGACGCGATCACCCGTATCACTCAGAAGTCGCGAGCGGTCGGAATCCATCTCATCATGGCGACACAAAGACCTTCGGTGGACGTAATCACCGGTTTGATTAAGGCGAACTGCCCCGCGCGGATGGCGTTTCACGTCGCACAGAAAACGGATTCTAAAATCATCCTGGATCAGAACGGAGCGGAATCTCTTCTCGGCAAAGGGGACTTTTTGTATAAGTCTCCGACCGCGGCCGACTTAGTGAGAATCCAATCCCCTTACGTTTCCGAAGAGGAAATCGAAAAGATCGTGGAAGAGGCCCGGAAATACGGAAAACCTTCTTATGTGGAATTCGATTTGGACGAGGAACCGGATTCTTCTTTGGTCGACGAAGAGGATGAGGTGCTCTTTGAACAGGCTTGGGAAATCGTTCGGACGGATCGCAAGGCCTCGGCGAGTTATCTTCAAAGAAGAATGCGGATCGGTTACAATAAAGCGGCGCGCTTGATGGAGTTGATGGAAGAGAGGGGCTATGTCAGCGCGCAAATCGGTTCGAAGGGGAGAGAAATTCTAAGGGCGGGCTGA
- a CDS encoding DUF1564 domain-containing protein, protein MGVLLLNSDFHIRSRLQENSTIVVSLMIPEEILIRYPLEVRKKLPKRIPDLLRRYGKFLTSTERLGNKAGRTLYQASPGKDQMKKINARISTGSWALFGALAQAHGVSRCFLFNYLLSLEEAEIGDCIVITMNEGGPTFHKNYSYILHLDLLKNTISRTLLCDPKDTFYVLDYRDWFS, encoded by the coding sequence ATGGGAGTATTATTGCTAAATTCGGATTTTCACATCCGATCGCGTCTTCAGGAAAACAGTACGATCGTAGTAAGCCTCATGATTCCGGAAGAGATTTTGATTCGATATCCCCTCGAGGTTCGGAAAAAACTTCCCAAAAGAATACCGGATCTTTTGAGAAGATATGGAAAATTTCTAACTTCGACCGAACGTCTGGGAAACAAAGCGGGAAGAACCTTGTATCAAGCCAGTCCGGGCAAGGATCAAATGAAAAAGATCAATGCTCGAATCAGCACCGGCAGTTGGGCCCTATTCGGAGCCTTAGCCCAAGCGCACGGCGTATCGAGGTGTTTTCTTTTCAATTATCTTCTGTCCTTGGAAGAGGCCGAGATTGGGGATTGTATCGTAATAACGATGAACGAAGGAGGTCCAACGTTTCATAAGAATTACAGTTATATTCTACACCTCGATCTTTTGAAAAATACGATTTCAAGAACGCTACTCTGCGATCCAAAAGACACCTTTTACGTTTTGGATTACCGAGACTGGTTTTCTTAA
- a CDS encoding LolA family protein → MKKTIILSFCILFLALESSLLAQPAHNWNSPSEVVKQVKKKFADLNSYKADFQIQTVSNKKSKNMRGVCLYKKGGRIRYQFSDPSGDEIVSDGKTLYIYIARLNAVGKQDLTLNKSNKSGPIFSSFTDEGLSRIFRKYHYKFDSIEQPQVSPKDGRKYFVLNLEQREKVGGFETMLLYVDAQSYFIQKAVASDGRGKETTIEFLNIETNPDLEDGQFNFHISGNAKIVNNPLVSEQ, encoded by the coding sequence ATGAAAAAAACAATCATTCTTTCTTTTTGTATTTTATTCCTGGCCTTAGAATCTTCTCTTCTGGCTCAACCCGCGCACAACTGGAATTCTCCGTCCGAAGTGGTAAAACAGGTTAAAAAGAAATTCGCCGATCTGAATTCCTACAAAGCCGATTTTCAGATCCAAACGGTTTCCAATAAAAAAAGCAAAAACATGAGAGGGGTTTGCCTCTACAAAAAAGGCGGAAGAATCCGGTATCAATTCAGCGATCCTTCCGGCGATGAAATCGTATCCGACGGAAAAACTCTTTATATTTACATCGCCCGTTTGAACGCGGTGGGAAAACAGGATCTTACATTAAATAAATCGAATAAATCCGGACCGATCTTTTCCAGTTTCACGGACGAAGGTCTTTCCAGAATTTTCAGAAAGTATCATTATAAGTTCGATTCCATCGAACAACCTCAGGTTTCTCCGAAAGACGGACGCAAATATTTCGTACTCAATCTCGAACAAAGGGAGAAGGTCGGTGGATTTGAAACCATGCTTCTTTACGTGGACGCGCAATCCTACTTCATCCAAAAAGCGGTCGCGAGCGACGGAAGAGGAAAGGAAACTACAATCGAATTTTTGAATATAGAAACCAACCCCGACCTGGAAGACGGACAATTCAACTTCCACATCAGCGGAAACGCGAAAATCGTAAACAACCCGCTTGTGTCGGAACAATAA
- a CDS encoding helix-turn-helix domain-containing protein: MNQKRVGQILREAREEKKLSVKDVAKETNISVKYILALETEDYSQFPGETFTMGFLKNYGSYLKLDTGQLINLYRGEKIEESQAPLEELTRPTTSYYTKINVDKNKIFTIASVLIILISAYLIIDSFMGSSSGDDSVEESGKKLDIPENIDFLSRSIPDNRSESFILTPDKGVSFSVSNQQCKLFIDSVEKGGALNTAVLAFNVYPDLTVYKFRLSEGQEKVLSYTIPEISSLRRNVRIIAQAVTENSAKVLVTLSEEEQKPENNNAVDNTKTLGDVPIQVTLFFSKASYAEFIIDGQMGFRGLVQAGENRSLEAKDRLELKVGDGSAVEMIQNGKPKITLGRPGKLVKKIFVKTQNPYDNTQSIIRELGE, translated from the coding sequence TTGAATCAGAAAAGAGTAGGGCAGATTCTCCGCGAGGCGAGAGAAGAAAAAAAGCTCAGCGTTAAAGACGTAGCGAAAGAAACAAACATCTCGGTTAAATACATCCTTGCGCTCGAGACGGAGGATTATTCTCAATTTCCGGGTGAAACGTTCACCATGGGCTTCCTGAAGAATTACGGAAGTTATCTAAAACTCGACACCGGACAACTCATCAACTTATACCGGGGAGAAAAGATCGAAGAATCCCAAGCTCCTCTCGAAGAACTCACACGTCCGACTACTTCGTATTATACGAAAATCAACGTGGATAAGAACAAGATCTTTACGATCGCGTCCGTATTGATCATTCTTATCTCCGCTTATCTCATCATCGATAGCTTTATGGGTTCCTCTTCCGGCGACGACAGCGTGGAAGAATCCGGTAAGAAACTGGACATTCCCGAAAACATCGACTTCTTATCGAGATCGATTCCGGACAACAGAAGCGAATCCTTTATTCTTACTCCCGATAAGGGCGTGAGTTTTTCCGTCAGCAATCAGCAGTGTAAACTGTTTATTGACTCCGTGGAAAAAGGCGGAGCTTTGAACACTGCTGTTCTTGCGTTCAACGTTTATCCCGATCTAACCGTATACAAATTCCGTTTGAGCGAAGGTCAGGAAAAAGTTCTAAGTTATACGATTCCTGAAATCTCAAGTCTCAGACGCAACGTAAGAATCATCGCGCAGGCCGTGACCGAAAATTCCGCGAAGGTTCTCGTAACCTTAAGCGAAGAAGAGCAAAAACCGGAAAACAACAACGCGGTCGACAATACCAAGACGCTCGGCGATGTTCCGATCCAAGTTACGTTGTTCTTCAGCAAAGCGAGTTACGCGGAATTCATCATCGACGGTCAGATGGGATTCCGAGGTCTCGTTCAAGCCGGAGAAAATAGAAGCTTAGAAGCGAAAGATCGTTTAGAATTGAAGGTAGGAGACGGTTCGGCCGTGGAGATGATTCAGAACGGAAAACCGAAAATCACACTGGGTCGTCCGGGAAAACTCGTGAAAAAGATTTTCGTAAAAACGCAAAACCCTTACGATAATACTCAATCCATTATCAGGGAGTTGGGAGAGTAG
- the rimO gene encoding 30S ribosomal protein S12 methylthiotransferase RimO — protein sequence MEKKFYITTLGCPKNTADSMSMHHSLLEEGFTPASLPEESDFHFINTCTFIQSATEETIQTILSAAQVKKQHHQKLVVVGCFAERYPDNISAEIPEVDLFFGTGRYAEAGKILRDKFPDLSPPKLEFNEDLLERLKLSSGIENYSRPYAYVKVSDGCNRGCSFCIIPSFRGKFRESPVDDILRDTARAIRAGAKEICLVSQDTVYYGRDSEVLLDMVRKVSEIDSLEILRLLYLYPDKKTEKLIRLMGQTPKIAPYLESPLQHVSSKILKSMNRAGESSYFKDLFSLAREVKPGLEIRTSFIIGYPGEDADDVDQILRFIEETRPEKVNLFSYSPQEGTRGAETKQTVSEKEKSKRINMIRDAHLAILEEIHESRIGKTYDAIVDAIEDGQAVVRRLQDAPEMDEVVYVDDASLLPGTIGKVRIDSFYEYDMNGTWVSQ from the coding sequence TTGGAAAAGAAGTTCTACATCACTACGCTCGGTTGTCCAAAGAACACCGCGGACTCGATGAGCATGCACCATTCTCTTTTGGAAGAGGGCTTTACGCCGGCCTCTCTTCCGGAAGAATCGGATTTTCATTTTATCAACACCTGCACCTTTATTCAATCCGCGACGGAAGAAACGATTCAAACGATTCTTTCCGCGGCTCAGGTCAAAAAACAACATCATCAAAAACTCGTGGTAGTGGGTTGTTTTGCGGAACGTTATCCCGATAATATCAGCGCGGAAATCCCCGAAGTGGATCTGTTTTTCGGAACCGGAAGATACGCCGAAGCGGGAAAAATTCTCCGGGATAAATTTCCCGATCTTTCCCCACCGAAACTCGAATTCAACGAAGATCTATTAGAAAGATTGAAACTGTCTTCGGGGATCGAAAACTACTCGAGGCCGTATGCGTATGTGAAGGTTTCGGACGGCTGCAACCGCGGTTGTTCCTTCTGCATCATCCCGTCTTTTCGCGGAAAGTTCAGAGAATCTCCCGTCGACGATATTCTCCGTGATACCGCCCGCGCGATCCGCGCGGGCGCCAAAGAAATCTGCCTCGTCTCTCAAGACACCGTATATTACGGAAGGGATTCGGAAGTTCTTTTGGATATGGTTCGCAAAGTTTCCGAAATCGATTCTTTGGAAATTTTGAGACTTCTGTATTTGTATCCGGATAAAAAAACGGAAAAGTTGATCCGCCTCATGGGTCAAACTCCGAAAATCGCTCCGTATCTCGAGTCCCCTTTGCAACACGTTTCCTCTAAAATTTTAAAAAGTATGAACCGTGCCGGAGAAAGTTCTTATTTCAAAGATCTTTTTTCGCTCGCAAGAGAAGTAAAACCTGGATTGGAAATCCGCACTTCGTTTATCATCGGTTATCCGGGAGAAGACGCGGACGACGTAGATCAGATTCTCCGATTTATCGAAGAGACAAGACCGGAAAAAGTGAATCTCTTTTCTTATTCTCCTCAGGAAGGAACCAGGGGCGCCGAAACCAAACAGACGGTTTCCGAAAAAGAAAAATCCAAGCGAATCAATATGATCCGGGATGCCCATCTCGCGATTTTGGAAGAGATTCACGAGTCCAGAATCGGCAAAACCTACGACGCGATCGTGGATGCGATCGAAGACGGACAGGCGGTCGTAAGAAGACTGCAGGACGCTCCGGAAATGGACGAGGTCGTCTACGTGGACGACGCATCCCTGCTTCCCGGAACGATCGGCAAAGTGAGAATCGATTCCTTCTACGAGTATGACATGAACGGAACCTGGGTTTCCCAATGA
- the pgsA gene encoding CDP-diacylglycerol--glycerol-3-phosphate 3-phosphatidyltransferase, which produces MNKVIFNIPNILTMLRVAAVPFFVWLLFQKEVEYHIAALLLFIAASLTDLIDGYLARKWNQETEFGKFLDPLADKIIVTGCFVTFIFLQEQIEFWMVCLIIGRDMLITSLRYLAIRQGQSIRTSMLGKVKTAFQMGAIVLILVFFVLVSSKKRILINEAYASGKASGLTVFEIATGNAIYFFQNPDKYRGLGDVIFGLGAFVPYWGMLVTTAITVISGLRYLVTNGKVLTPSNLKRMFQKRGTQSSHS; this is translated from the coding sequence ATGAACAAAGTTATTTTCAATATTCCTAATATTCTTACGATGCTCCGCGTTGCGGCGGTGCCTTTTTTCGTATGGCTTCTGTTTCAGAAAGAGGTCGAATATCATATCGCGGCGCTTCTTCTTTTTATCGCGGCGTCTCTCACCGATTTGATCGACGGTTACCTTGCCAGAAAGTGGAATCAGGAAACCGAGTTCGGAAAATTTTTGGATCCGCTCGCGGATAAGATCATCGTAACGGGTTGTTTCGTTACGTTTATCTTTTTGCAGGAACAGATCGAGTTTTGGATGGTTTGTCTGATCATCGGAAGGGATATGCTCATCACTTCTTTACGTTATCTCGCGATTCGTCAGGGACAATCGATCCGCACTTCCATGCTCGGAAAGGTGAAGACCGCGTTTCAGATGGGAGCGATCGTTCTGATCCTCGTATTCTTCGTTCTCGTATCGAGCAAGAAACGGATTCTCATCAACGAGGCGTACGCATCCGGTAAGGCCTCGGGGTTGACGGTCTTCGAGATCGCAACCGGTAACGCGATCTACTTTTTTCAAAACCCGGACAAATACAGGGGACTCGGAGACGTCATCTTCGGACTCGGGGCATTTGTTCCGTACTGGGGAATGCTCGTGACGACGGCGATCACAGTGATTTCCGGACTCCGTTATCTTGTGACCAACGGCAAAGTGTTGACCCCTTCGAATCTCAAAAGGATGTTTCAGAAACGTGGAACCCAGAGCAGCCATTCTTAA
- the trpD gene encoding anthranilate phosphoribosyltransferase — translation MEPRAAILKLIDRKHLTTEEAEAFLGQVMRGEVSEILLSSFLTAMRANGESVDEVLGCTLALRKNALRPKTVFPFDLLDTCGTGGDGQGTINISTLSAITLASLGVKVAKHGNRSVSSHTGSSDILTRLGYKTEKTQEEVEAHLVSQGFTFLFAPMWHPSMKYAGPVRKELGFRTVFNMIGPLSNPFAPQFQIIGVYEPALMELFIKVLQALGLKKAMVCHSRDGLDEFSIFAVTDYSLLENGVISRHSFDPSVLKLPTLKKEEVYASSSDHAETLARRVLKGEEISGSHAVALNAGAGLFVMGKAGSIEEGTKIALEAILSGKTKKYFEDLISKE, via the coding sequence GTGGAACCCAGAGCAGCCATTCTTAAACTCATAGACCGCAAACACTTAACGACTGAGGAAGCCGAAGCTTTCCTCGGTCAAGTGATGCGCGGAGAAGTATCCGAAATTCTTCTTTCCTCTTTTTTAACCGCGATGCGCGCCAATGGAGAGTCCGTCGACGAGGTGTTAGGTTGCACGCTTGCTCTTCGGAAAAACGCGCTTCGTCCCAAGACCGTATTTCCGTTCGATCTTTTGGACACTTGCGGAACCGGAGGAGACGGACAGGGAACGATCAACATCAGTACTCTTTCGGCGATCACCCTCGCTTCGCTCGGGGTCAAAGTAGCAAAACACGGAAACAGATCGGTTTCTTCCCATACGGGATCGAGCGATATTTTAACCCGACTTGGATATAAAACCGAAAAGACTCAGGAAGAAGTCGAAGCACATCTCGTATCGCAGGGCTTTACCTTCTTATTTGCGCCGATGTGGCACCCGTCCATGAAATACGCGGGTCCGGTCCGCAAGGAACTCGGGTTTAGAACCGTATTCAACATGATCGGACCTTTATCCAATCCGTTCGCTCCGCAATTCCAAATCATCGGTGTCTACGAACCTGCGCTCATGGAACTCTTCATCAAGGTCTTGCAGGCTCTCGGACTGAAGAAAGCGATGGTTTGCCATTCTCGGGACGGACTGGACGAGTTCTCGATCTTTGCGGTTACGGACTATTCTTTATTGGAGAACGGGGTCATCAGCAGACATTCTTTTGATCCTTCCGTATTAAAACTGCCGACATTAAAAAAGGAAGAAGTCTACGCTTCCTCTTCCGATCACGCCGAGACTTTGGCCCGACGCGTATTGAAAGGAGAAGAAATCTCCGGTTCACACGCGGTGGCTTTGAACGCGGGAGCGGGGCTTTTTGTGATGGGAAAGGCCGGAAGCATCGAAGAGGGAACCAAGATCGCCTTGGAAGCGATTCTTTCGGGAAAAACAAAGAAGTATTTCGAAGATTTAATTTCCAAAGAGTAA
- the yajC gene encoding preprotein translocase subunit YajC — MNSIILLQLAQAAGEGDKSPFSTLLLIPIMLVIMYFLVIRPQRSEEKKRKEMIDSLKKGDEVVTSSGIHGKVVEIKDNNEVVVLNIAKDTNVSFTASTVLKKKQADK; from the coding sequence CTGAACTCAATCATTCTATTACAACTGGCTCAGGCGGCGGGAGAAGGCGACAAGTCCCCTTTTTCCACTCTTCTCCTGATCCCGATCATGCTCGTTATCATGTATTTTCTCGTGATCCGTCCTCAAAGAAGCGAAGAAAAGAAACGCAAAGAGATGATCGACAGCCTCAAAAAAGGGGACGAGGTCGTAACGTCTTCCGGGATTCACGGTAAAGTCGTGGAAATCAAGGACAACAACGAAGTAGTCGTTCTCAACATCGCAAAGGATACGAACGTTTCCTTTACGGCAAGCACCGTTTTGAAAAAGAAACAAGCAGACAAATGA